The Marinobacter subterrani genome has a segment encoding these proteins:
- a CDS encoding CHASE2 domain-containing protein yields MNRDWLPIKTTPWTLGLILLALLLLIQLTALPQRLDYWLYDRAITANPVNASDNVVLVTIDEPSLNRLGRWPWPRSLHAELIDKLTRAGARTIVFDVLFAEPSADDDALAAQMRNHGNVILPVYLSPPTSQYLLSEQLPVSTLATAAAGLGHAHVELDSDGVARGLYLFNGLGNRLWPSLALAARGAGPESPAARNIPPYVNVRDEYRAVPLIGGAGSLPSYSFAQVLSQPPAPERFSGKTVFVGATAAGLGDILPTPFSGLSRPMSGVEFHANVFSAQSRGLLMRRAPEWVSAVLALAMVLMYSLALPPLRPARTLIACVSGAAALIGLYLFTLRVLGWWIPMANAMLVPLLAFPISSGLRLAMTNRFLNRQLDGLARSPQVALPAPSGRHPTQLLEHFIALFQPTGWLLTEERNVLSRQDLRPADIPEDLTPGLWLHDSNRSWIQLLRGGTRYHLGLALPNDLGREAIQRYLQRLHLEQTAPANRNSRHSENISARIERVRVATDRLNHMQQFIHRSFERMPDGIIVTDELGVIRFANGHIEEWFREPMPSLGGLPLVRLLEGHDPRETPPWHETVSDTLTLRQSRTVDLRIRDKDFLIHFAPFSLPDSNQQGIIANISDISELREQQRQHREAIDFISHDVRSPLVSQLALIEQLKRDPSHIEQSQLEQLSRLARRSYHLAEEFVQLARAEQLTETRFYECEFLAIVENARDSVSEQALEKQIQLQLQGTEDLWLRGNAELLERAVINLLTNAVQYSPGGSTVSIQVFQAGHQACLAIADEGSGIDPEELPFLFDRYRRQKSSELAGVHGTGLGLSFVKTVVEKHRGEISVLSSPGDGSTFTLKLPIADPLA; encoded by the coding sequence ATGAACCGGGATTGGCTGCCAATAAAAACGACCCCCTGGACACTGGGCCTGATCCTGCTGGCCCTCCTTTTGCTGATACAGCTTACCGCACTGCCCCAGCGCCTTGATTACTGGCTGTACGACCGTGCCATCACCGCCAACCCGGTGAACGCCTCGGATAACGTTGTTCTGGTAACCATCGACGAGCCCAGCCTGAACCGTCTGGGCCGCTGGCCGTGGCCCCGGAGCCTGCACGCCGAACTGATCGACAAACTGACCCGGGCGGGCGCCAGAACCATTGTGTTCGATGTACTCTTCGCAGAACCCTCGGCAGACGACGATGCACTGGCTGCGCAGATGCGCAATCACGGCAATGTGATTCTGCCGGTTTACCTGTCACCGCCGACCTCCCAGTACCTTTTAAGCGAACAACTGCCGGTCAGCACCCTCGCCACGGCGGCAGCCGGGCTTGGCCATGCCCATGTGGAGCTGGACAGTGACGGCGTTGCCCGCGGCCTGTATCTTTTCAACGGCCTTGGCAATCGGCTCTGGCCCAGCCTCGCCCTGGCCGCCCGGGGTGCCGGGCCAGAAAGCCCCGCGGCCAGAAACATTCCACCCTACGTGAACGTTCGGGATGAATATCGGGCGGTGCCTCTGATCGGAGGCGCCGGCTCCCTGCCCAGCTATTCGTTCGCACAGGTACTGAGCCAGCCACCGGCGCCGGAACGATTCAGTGGAAAGACCGTGTTTGTCGGTGCCACGGCGGCCGGATTGGGAGACATACTGCCAACCCCGTTCTCCGGCCTGAGCCGCCCCATGTCTGGCGTGGAATTCCACGCCAATGTGTTTTCCGCACAGTCCAGGGGCCTGCTTATGCGCCGGGCACCGGAGTGGGTATCGGCTGTTCTGGCACTGGCGATGGTTCTGATGTACTCGCTTGCCCTCCCTCCCTTGCGGCCGGCGCGCACCCTTATTGCCTGTGTGTCCGGTGCGGCTGCGCTCATCGGGCTTTACCTGTTCACACTACGGGTACTTGGGTGGTGGATACCCATGGCGAACGCCATGCTGGTGCCTTTACTTGCCTTCCCGATCTCCAGCGGTCTTCGCCTTGCCATGACCAACAGGTTCCTGAACCGCCAACTGGATGGCCTGGCGAGAAGCCCCCAGGTTGCCTTGCCCGCGCCTTCAGGCAGACACCCGACCCAACTGCTGGAGCATTTCATAGCGCTTTTCCAGCCCACCGGATGGCTGCTGACCGAGGAGCGCAATGTTCTGTCCAGGCAGGACCTCCGCCCCGCCGACATCCCGGAAGACCTGACACCCGGGCTCTGGCTACACGACAGCAACCGAAGCTGGATCCAGCTTTTACGGGGAGGTACCCGCTATCACCTTGGCCTGGCCCTGCCTAACGACCTTGGCCGGGAGGCCATTCAGCGCTACCTTCAACGGCTGCATCTTGAGCAGACGGCACCGGCAAATCGCAATTCCCGGCACAGCGAGAACATCTCCGCACGGATCGAACGGGTTCGCGTTGCCACCGACCGGCTGAATCACATGCAGCAGTTCATCCACAGGAGCTTTGAACGGATGCCCGACGGCATCATCGTGACCGACGAGCTGGGCGTTATCCGCTTCGCCAACGGCCACATTGAAGAGTGGTTCCGGGAACCCATGCCGAGCCTGGGCGGCCTGCCTCTGGTGCGACTCCTAGAGGGCCACGACCCCAGGGAAACGCCGCCCTGGCATGAAACCGTCTCCGACACCCTGACCCTCAGGCAAAGCCGCACCGTGGATCTGAGAATCCGTGACAAGGACTTCCTGATTCACTTCGCGCCGTTTTCTCTGCCCGACAGCAACCAGCAGGGCATCATCGCCAACATTTCCGACATCTCGGAACTGCGGGAGCAACAGCGCCAGCATCGCGAGGCCATCGACTTCATTTCCCACGATGTCCGCTCGCCGCTGGTCTCCCAACTGGCCCTGATCGAACAGCTCAAACGCGACCCCAGCCACATCGAGCAAAGCCAGCTGGAACAACTGAGCCGGCTTGCCCGCAGGAGCTATCATCTGGCGGAGGAGTTCGTACAGCTTGCCCGGGCGGAACAGCTCACGGAAACCCGGTTCTACGAGTGCGAGTTCCTTGCCATCGTGGAGAACGCCCGGGACAGCGTCAGTGAACAGGCGCTGGAGAAACAGATTCAGCTTCAGCTACAGGGCACTGAAGACCTCTGGCTCCGGGGTAACGCGGAGTTGCTGGAGCGGGCGGTCATCAACCTGCTCACCAACGCGGTCCAGTACAGCCCTGGCGGGTCTACTGTCAGCATCCAGGTGTTCCAGGCCGGTCATCAGGCCTGCCTTGCCATTGCTGACGAGGGCTCCGGCATCGACCCGGAAGAACTGCCTTTCCTGTTCGACCGTTACCGGCGGCAGAAAAGCAGCGAGCTGGCTGGGGTGCATGGCACCGGGCTCGGACTTTCCTTTGTCAAAACGGTGGTGGAAAAACACAGAGGGGAAATTTCAGTGCTGTCCAGCCCGGGCGACGGCTCGACCTTCACCCTGAAGCTGCCAATCGCCGACCCACTGGCCTGA
- a CDS encoding 4Fe-4S binding protein: MPTIIATDRTGTQAPRPQGKLAAFGQWMRLNQRIIRRVQWLVVAFYAVLIIVPAVRPLPPHTAHIWNDLTLFAQFLFWGIWWPFVLISMVLMGRIWCGVFCPEGSLSEWASRNGRGGAIPRWVRWGGWPFVAFVGTTVYGQMISVYQYPKATLLILGGSTLGAIIIGYLYGRNVRVWCRYLCPVNGVFSLLSKLAPVHYRADPELWQTSRARGERPEAVNCPTLLSLKDLQTASDCHVCGRCEGHRDAIELTARAPGSEVVHESGRRATFGDFILITFGLCGIAVGAFHWSASPWFIELKQTLAVWLISHDWMWPLQAHMPWWIFTNYPAQNDVFNLLDGSLLLAYIAATGLVMGTALSGLLVASQRALSHFNKRMLYHLSHALIPLAGVGVFLGLSAVTISMLRAEHVPLFWVGPTRAALLAAAGTWALKLFWQITGLYTRSSTRRLFATGFGAAAIAVIAAAWWLLFWGW, translated from the coding sequence ATGCCGACCATCATTGCCACCGACCGCACCGGAACCCAGGCACCCCGGCCGCAGGGCAAACTCGCAGCCTTCGGGCAGTGGATGCGGCTTAATCAGCGGATCATTCGCCGCGTCCAGTGGCTGGTGGTGGCGTTCTATGCCGTGCTGATCATTGTGCCGGCGGTGCGCCCCTTGCCACCCCACACCGCCCACATCTGGAACGACCTCACCCTGTTCGCCCAGTTCCTGTTCTGGGGCATATGGTGGCCGTTCGTGCTGATCAGCATGGTGCTCATGGGGCGGATCTGGTGCGGCGTGTTCTGCCCTGAGGGTTCCCTGAGCGAGTGGGCGAGCCGGAATGGCCGCGGTGGCGCGATACCCCGCTGGGTACGCTGGGGAGGCTGGCCGTTCGTGGCGTTTGTGGGCACGACCGTGTACGGCCAAATGATCAGTGTCTACCAATACCCCAAAGCCACTCTCCTCATTCTCGGCGGCTCCACCCTGGGCGCCATCATCATTGGCTATCTCTACGGGCGGAATGTCCGCGTCTGGTGCCGCTATCTCTGCCCGGTGAACGGCGTCTTCAGCCTGCTGTCGAAACTCGCGCCGGTACACTACCGGGCGGATCCGGAACTCTGGCAGACCAGTCGCGCCCGGGGCGAAAGGCCGGAGGCGGTCAACTGCCCCACCCTGTTGTCACTGAAGGATCTGCAAACCGCCAGCGACTGCCACGTGTGCGGCCGCTGCGAGGGGCACCGCGACGCCATCGAATTGACCGCCCGGGCACCAGGCTCCGAAGTCGTCCATGAAAGCGGCCGTCGCGCGACGTTCGGCGACTTCATCCTGATCACCTTCGGCCTTTGTGGCATCGCCGTCGGGGCGTTTCACTGGTCTGCCAGCCCCTGGTTCATCGAACTCAAACAGACCCTCGCCGTGTGGCTGATCAGCCATGACTGGATGTGGCCGCTGCAGGCCCACATGCCCTGGTGGATTTTCACCAACTACCCCGCGCAGAACGATGTGTTTAATCTTCTGGACGGCTCTCTCCTGCTGGCTTATATCGCAGCTACCGGCCTGGTGATGGGTACGGCATTGTCCGGGTTGCTGGTGGCCTCGCAGCGTGCACTCTCACACTTCAACAAGCGGATGCTCTACCACCTTTCCCACGCGCTGATTCCGCTTGCCGGCGTCGGGGTGTTCCTGGGGCTTTCCGCTGTGACCATCAGCATGCTCCGGGCGGAGCACGTTCCGCTGTTCTGGGTCGGACCAACCCGCGCCGCCCTGCTCGCCGCCGCCGGCACCTGGGCTCTGAAGCTGTTCTGGCAGATCACCGGGCTGTACACCCGCTCCTCCACTCGCAGACTGTTTGCGACAGGATTTGGTGCGGCAGCAATCGCCGTGATCGCGGCGGCCTGGTGGTTGCTGTTCTGGGGCTGGTAA
- a CDS encoding fibronectin type III domain-containing protein: MSKAWIAAFILGVLLSGCGGSGSSSGQASTQEGTAVLSWSAPKKRVNGEDLSRYELEKYTIRYGTEPDNLNQVVVIDNVGGLIELSHEVTDLSTGTWYFTIQVQDANGLTSEPSDVVSKTISS, from the coding sequence ATGTCAAAGGCATGGATTGCCGCGTTTATTCTGGGAGTCTTACTATCGGGGTGTGGAGGTTCCGGCAGTTCCAGCGGCCAGGCCTCAACGCAGGAGGGCACCGCCGTCCTGAGCTGGAGTGCACCGAAGAAGCGGGTCAATGGAGAGGATCTGAGTCGGTACGAGCTGGAAAAATATACCATCCGTTATGGTACTGAGCCGGATAATCTGAACCAGGTTGTGGTGATTGACAATGTTGGGGGCCTCATTGAACTGAGTCATGAGGTGACCGATCTGTCCACCGGCACCTGGTACTTCACTATCCAGGTTCAGGATGCCAATGGTTTGACCAGCGAACCCTCCGACGTGGTAAGCAAAACCATCAGTTCCTGA
- a CDS encoding FTR1 family iron permease: MEQIIFVVWRESIEALLVVGILYSWLKQFGADGTLRYLWFGVTGGVVAALALAGALLGMQQFLSGNGQEIFMLVMMLTAMALIVHMVLWMREHGRHLHSHFRDQTRKAINNRTFWSISILVAVAIAREGSETVIFLYGMSYAQQSMQDWVGFTGAVALALALAGLTYYLLQAGRYWLSWKHFFRVTEVMLLLLASALLLSAIDKLIGLGWLPAGIDPLWDTSAILSDSSRLGGVISALTGYRAYPALTDVVAWVGFWIVILGLFRYQSRQTVSANA; this comes from the coding sequence ATGGAGCAGATCATTTTCGTCGTCTGGCGGGAGAGCATCGAAGCCCTTCTCGTGGTTGGCATTCTCTATTCCTGGCTCAAGCAGTTCGGCGCCGACGGCACCCTGCGATACCTGTGGTTCGGGGTAACCGGCGGTGTGGTTGCCGCACTGGCCCTGGCAGGCGCCCTGCTGGGCATGCAACAGTTCCTCAGCGGCAATGGGCAGGAAATCTTCATGCTCGTGATGATGCTGACGGCGATGGCTCTGATCGTTCACATGGTGCTCTGGATGCGTGAACACGGGCGCCACCTGCACAGCCACTTCCGGGATCAGACCCGGAAGGCGATCAACAACCGGACCTTCTGGTCCATCTCCATCCTGGTCGCGGTCGCTATCGCACGGGAAGGCTCCGAGACGGTTATTTTCCTGTACGGCATGAGCTACGCCCAGCAGAGCATGCAGGACTGGGTCGGTTTTACCGGCGCAGTGGCGTTGGCCCTGGCTCTGGCCGGGCTCACCTATTATCTGCTGCAGGCCGGCCGCTACTGGCTCTCCTGGAAACACTTCTTCCGGGTGACGGAAGTCATGCTGCTACTGCTCGCCAGCGCCCTGCTGCTCTCGGCGATCGACAAGCTGATCGGCCTCGGCTGGCTGCCCGCCGGTATCGACCCGCTCTGGGACACCTCGGCCATTCTCAGTGACAGCAGCCGCCTGGGCGGTGTGATCTCGGCGCTGACCGGCTACCGGGCCTACCCTGCGCTGACAGACGTGGTCGCCTGGGTCGGCTTCTGGATTGTGATTCTGGGCCTGTTCAGGTACCAGAGCCGACAGACCGTCAGCGCCAATGCCTGA
- a CDS encoding metallophosphoesterase family protein translates to MPKFLHTADWQMGRAFSRFETEDGAALVEARFEAIEKIARLANEHQCDAVLVAGDVFDAQTVADRTIRRVFNATGAFRGPWVMLPGNHDAALAESVWTRAQRLGAVPDNVHAALEPGVINLEPQGLAILCAPLTQRNTYSDLTEAFSTWETPERLIRVGLAHGSVQGVLSDDIDSANPISPNRAEAARLDYLALGDWHGTRQIDGRTWYSGTPEPERFRNNSAGYALIVDVPGPGALPQVTPLETGRYQWHQWRETLTVESDLDQLLERLGELPEPSVVDLRLEGAITLAGEERLTNALSVAEARFRSIQCDRSGLQLAPTDDDVAALKADGYVGEVIEHLRSHQQDDDAEAARDALAILAGLLKDRKQETSE, encoded by the coding sequence ATGCCCAAGTTTTTGCACACGGCAGACTGGCAGATGGGGCGCGCCTTCAGCCGCTTCGAAACAGAAGACGGGGCGGCGTTGGTCGAAGCCCGGTTTGAGGCCATTGAAAAGATCGCGCGGCTGGCCAATGAGCATCAGTGTGATGCGGTTCTGGTGGCCGGGGATGTTTTTGACGCCCAGACTGTCGCAGACCGGACCATCCGCCGGGTATTCAACGCCACCGGGGCATTCAGGGGTCCGTGGGTGATGTTGCCGGGTAACCACGATGCGGCCCTGGCCGAGAGCGTCTGGACGCGAGCACAGCGCCTCGGCGCGGTGCCGGATAATGTCCATGCGGCACTGGAGCCCGGCGTGATCAACCTCGAACCCCAGGGCCTGGCGATCCTCTGCGCTCCGCTGACACAACGCAACACCTACAGTGATCTCACAGAGGCCTTCAGTACCTGGGAAACCCCGGAACGCCTGATCCGGGTCGGCCTTGCCCACGGCAGTGTCCAGGGCGTCCTGTCTGATGACATTGACTCGGCCAACCCCATATCGCCGAATCGCGCAGAGGCTGCCCGCCTGGATTACCTGGCCCTGGGCGACTGGCACGGCACCAGGCAGATTGACGGGCGCACCTGGTACAGCGGTACCCCGGAGCCGGAGCGGTTTCGTAACAACAGTGCCGGCTATGCCCTGATCGTTGATGTGCCCGGGCCAGGAGCGTTGCCGCAGGTAACGCCCCTGGAAACCGGCCGCTACCAGTGGCACCAGTGGCGCGAAACCCTGACGGTGGAGTCCGACCTGGACCAGTTGCTGGAGAGGCTCGGCGAATTACCCGAGCCTTCCGTCGTCGATCTTCGCCTGGAAGGCGCGATCACTCTGGCCGGCGAGGAGAGGCTGACTAATGCGCTGTCGGTAGCCGAGGCCAGGTTCCGAAGCATCCAGTGCGATCGCAGCGGATTGCAACTGGCGCCCACCGATGACGATGTTGCCGCCCTCAAGGCGGACGGCTACGTGGGGGAGGTTATCGAGCATTTGAGGTCTCACCAGCAGGACGATGACGCTGAAGCCGCGCGGGATGCGCTGGCCATTCTGGCCGGACTGCTGAAAGACCGGAAACAGGAGACCAGCGAATGA
- a CDS encoding AAA family ATPase, whose amino-acid sequence MKLRRLQVEQLRQFRQPFVLDSLEPGLNLIHGPNESGKSTLVRAIRAAFFERYRTSSVDDLRPWGDSAAAPTITLDFEARSQSWHLVKSFLQRKRCDLTIDSASYSEDEAEEKLAELLGFQFSAKGVSKPEHWGVPGLLWVEQGTGQNIEQAVEHAGDHLKSALNSLVGEVASTGGDELIDQVRTRWRELFTPTGKPRGDYQKLEREREEHQQAIDELQARIRKYQEQVDRLGKLKQDHERIQHERPWEEAERQLEHARERFRQVEKLEQQQAQEKETLAHLQSNRQLLRQNQEQLQSLSRKLDVRTAELEKARRELEQTEARSASVASNIEAAKAAYEAAARQVEQARLQETWSRLEQDIRRLEQHNQTLTENLKSAQQYQQALEQAREQARENRIDAAAVKALKNTEHQWNEESIRSQAIATRLTWQLEPGARLALNDEAVEGEGERQLLESSRLVIPGVGTLGITPGGEDLASTRRKLAALRQTLAEQMQALGVESVQQAEQRVAAHESAERTLQHTLELLKSVAPVGIEQLLADQKEAESRLRKAKTELQSRRAPEGPAGVTDVASAEAGRAKAEARLAEAEAEERKHQTELLTRRQSRDSANSEWQQLQNEVQNPEHQKQLRKLATELADIDRKQGSLEAGLQAREQEIQQAHPTILKQDIDRYQRSISNLRQAQEDRQRELRDIQVRLEAWGAEGLEEQFNEKAADLEQCNRRYQELHRRARALDLLLSLLTDKRQALTRRLQAPLQKHLDHYLSLLFPQATLEVDEHLRPGTFTRGAELGQIAELSFGAREQMGLISRLAYADLLREAGRPTLVILDDTLVHSDTDRLEDMKRILFDAANRHQILLFTCHPEKWSDLGVVPRDIQVMKERLENPG is encoded by the coding sequence ATGAAACTCCGTCGTCTGCAGGTGGAGCAGCTTCGCCAGTTCCGTCAGCCATTTGTACTGGACAGCCTGGAGCCGGGCCTGAACCTGATCCACGGCCCCAATGAGTCCGGCAAGAGCACTCTGGTGCGGGCCATTCGTGCCGCCTTTTTCGAGCGCTACCGGACCAGCTCCGTGGACGACCTGCGCCCCTGGGGTGATTCCGCTGCAGCCCCGACCATTACCCTGGACTTTGAGGCCCGCAGCCAGTCCTGGCATCTGGTCAAGAGTTTTCTCCAGCGCAAACGCTGCGACCTGACGATCGATTCAGCCAGCTACAGCGAAGACGAGGCCGAAGAGAAGCTCGCGGAGCTCCTTGGCTTCCAGTTCTCCGCCAAAGGTGTCAGCAAGCCCGAACACTGGGGTGTGCCCGGGTTGCTGTGGGTTGAGCAGGGCACCGGGCAGAACATCGAGCAGGCGGTGGAGCATGCCGGCGATCATCTGAAATCCGCGCTCAACTCCCTGGTGGGCGAAGTGGCCAGTACCGGGGGTGACGAGCTGATAGACCAGGTCAGAACCCGCTGGCGGGAGCTGTTCACACCCACGGGTAAGCCCCGTGGTGACTACCAGAAACTGGAGCGGGAGCGGGAAGAACACCAGCAGGCGATTGACGAGCTGCAGGCCCGGATCCGGAAATACCAGGAGCAGGTCGACCGACTTGGCAAACTCAAGCAGGACCATGAGCGTATCCAGCACGAGCGCCCCTGGGAGGAGGCCGAGCGGCAGCTTGAACACGCCAGGGAGCGGTTCCGGCAAGTCGAGAAGCTGGAGCAGCAGCAGGCACAGGAAAAAGAAACCCTGGCCCACCTGCAGAGCAACCGGCAACTGCTGCGGCAGAACCAAGAGCAGCTTCAGAGCCTGAGCAGGAAGCTGGATGTCCGCACGGCAGAACTGGAGAAAGCCAGGCGGGAACTGGAGCAGACCGAGGCCCGAAGCGCCTCTGTTGCGAGCAATATCGAGGCCGCAAAAGCCGCCTATGAGGCTGCCGCCCGGCAGGTTGAGCAGGCTCGTCTGCAGGAAACCTGGTCCCGGCTGGAGCAGGATATCCGCCGGCTGGAACAGCACAACCAGACGCTGACCGAGAACCTGAAGAGCGCACAGCAATACCAGCAAGCGCTCGAGCAGGCGAGAGAGCAGGCCCGGGAGAACCGGATTGATGCCGCCGCCGTGAAGGCGCTGAAGAACACGGAGCACCAGTGGAACGAAGAAAGCATCCGCTCGCAAGCCATCGCGACCCGGTTAACCTGGCAACTGGAGCCAGGCGCAAGGCTGGCGCTGAACGACGAAGCCGTGGAAGGCGAGGGCGAGCGACAACTGCTTGAGTCATCCCGCCTGGTGATACCGGGTGTGGGTACCCTGGGCATTACCCCCGGTGGCGAAGACCTGGCCAGTACCCGCCGTAAGCTTGCTGCTCTCAGGCAAACCCTGGCCGAACAGATGCAGGCGCTGGGCGTGGAATCCGTGCAGCAGGCTGAGCAGCGGGTGGCGGCGCATGAGTCGGCCGAAAGAACACTACAGCACACCCTTGAATTGCTCAAGTCTGTGGCGCCCGTGGGCATCGAGCAGCTCCTGGCCGACCAGAAGGAAGCCGAGTCCCGGCTGCGGAAGGCAAAAACCGAACTGCAGAGCCGTCGGGCACCGGAGGGTCCAGCCGGGGTCACCGACGTTGCCTCCGCAGAAGCCGGTCGAGCCAAGGCCGAAGCCCGACTGGCCGAAGCAGAAGCGGAGGAGCGGAAGCATCAGACAGAGCTTCTGACCCGCCGGCAGAGCCGGGACAGTGCAAACTCGGAATGGCAGCAACTGCAGAACGAGGTGCAGAACCCGGAGCATCAGAAGCAGCTCCGGAAACTCGCCACAGAACTGGCGGACATCGACAGGAAGCAGGGCAGTCTGGAGGCAGGGCTGCAGGCCCGTGAACAGGAAATACAGCAGGCTCACCCGACAATCCTGAAGCAGGATATCGACCGCTACCAGCGCAGTATCAGTAACCTGCGCCAGGCCCAGGAAGACCGGCAGCGGGAACTGCGAGACATACAGGTGAGGCTGGAGGCCTGGGGAGCCGAAGGCCTGGAAGAGCAGTTTAACGAAAAGGCGGCTGATCTGGAGCAATGCAATCGTCGCTATCAGGAACTGCATCGCCGCGCCCGGGCCCTGGACCTTCTGCTCTCGCTGCTGACGGACAAGAGACAGGCACTGACCCGGCGCCTGCAGGCGCCCCTGCAAAAGCACCTCGACCACTACCTCTCGCTGCTGTTCCCGCAGGCCACCCTGGAAGTGGATGAGCACCTCAGGCCGGGTACGTTTACCCGGGGCGCTGAACTGGGCCAGATCGCCGAGCTGAGTTTTGGTGCCCGCGAGCAAATGGGCCTGATCAGCCGTCTGGCCTACGCCGACCTGCTGCGTGAAGCCGGAAGGCCTACCCTGGTGATCCTCGACGACACGCTGGTACACAGCGATACGGACCGCCTGGAAGACATGAAGCGCATTCTGTTCGACGCCGCCAACCGGCATCAGATATTGCTTTTTACCTGCCACCCGGAAAAGTGGAGTGATCTGGGCGTGGTGCCCAGGGATATCCAGGTTATGAAAGAGCGTCTCGAAAACCCCGGGTAG
- a CDS encoding iron transporter — protein sequence MKRLNASLTASALLLAGAAASPLANAAEYPIGHPQQAHGMEVAAVYLQPVIMEPAGNLPAKQADVHLEADIMALEENPNGIPAGAWVPYLTVDYVLSREGSDKTVSGTFMPMVASDGTHYGANVKLEGPGKYHLEYTIHAPTYMGKPFMRHVDRDTGVAEWFDPFTLEYDFVYAGTGKKGGY from the coding sequence ATGAAACGACTGAACGCCTCTTTAACCGCCTCTGCCCTGCTGCTTGCCGGAGCCGCCGCGTCTCCCCTGGCCAATGCGGCGGAATACCCCATCGGTCACCCCCAGCAGGCGCACGGGATGGAAGTGGCTGCCGTTTACCTGCAACCGGTCATCATGGAACCTGCGGGCAACCTGCCCGCCAAACAGGCGGACGTTCATCTCGAAGCCGACATCATGGCGCTGGAAGAAAACCCGAACGGTATTCCGGCCGGTGCCTGGGTCCCCTACCTCACCGTGGATTACGTACTCAGCCGGGAAGGCAGCGACAAGACAGTGTCCGGCACCTTCATGCCGATGGTCGCGAGTGACGGCACCCACTATGGCGCCAACGTGAAACTCGAAGGCCCGGGCAAGTACCACCTCGAATACACCATTCACGCGCCCACCTACATGGGCAAACCGTTCATGCGGCACGTCGACCGCGATACCGGGGTGGCTGAATGGTTCGATCCGTTCACTCTGGAGTATGACTTTGTTTATGCCGGAACCGGCAAAAAGGGAGGGTATTAA
- a CDS encoding cupredoxin domain-containing protein — MSRFLRASLVLLSFGVVTPAFAGLPSYDLELKDGALNPQTLKVNAGERFKLNLHNTGMGPVEFESPRLRQEKVLAPGAESFVVIPPLKKDEYEFFDEFHLPDAKGRIIAQ, encoded by the coding sequence GTGTCCAGGTTTCTCCGGGCATCACTGGTGTTGCTGTCATTCGGAGTCGTCACGCCCGCATTTGCGGGCCTGCCGTCCTACGATCTTGAACTGAAGGACGGCGCTCTGAACCCGCAAACCCTCAAAGTGAACGCTGGCGAGCGATTCAAGCTCAACCTGCACAACACCGGCATGGGCCCGGTGGAATTCGAGAGCCCGCGGCTCCGTCAGGAGAAGGTGCTGGCGCCCGGCGCCGAATCGTTTGTGGTGATTCCGCCCCTGAAAAAGGACGAGTACGAGTTCTTTGATGAATTCCACCTTCCTGACGCCAAGGGCAGGATCATCGCGCAGTAG